Proteins encoded in a region of the Shewanella polaris genome:
- the trpB gene encoding tryptophan synthase subunit beta, producing MTELKLNPYFGEYGGMYVPQILVPALKQLETAFVEAQQDESFIAEFTDLLKNYAGRPTALTLTRNLSPNPLVKIYLKREDLLHGGAHKTNQVLGQALLAKRMGKKEIIAETGAGQHGVATALACALLGLKCKVYMGAKDIERQSPNVFRMKLMGAEVIPVTSGSSTLKDACNEAMRDWSGSYDKAHYLLGTAAGPHPFPTIVREFQRMIGEETKKQILEREGRLPDAVIACVGGGSNAIGMFADFIDEPSVELIGVEPAGKGIDTPMHGAPLKHGKTGIFFGMKSPLMQDSDGQIEESYSVSAGLDFPSVGPQHAYLNSIGRARYESATDDEALEMFQTLARCEGIIPALESAHALAYAVRMAKEATKETILVVNLSGRGDKDIFTVADILEAKQKTQESGNE from the coding sequence ATGACCGAGCTCAAGCTTAACCCTTATTTCGGCGAATATGGCGGTATGTACGTACCACAGATTTTAGTGCCTGCATTAAAGCAACTCGAAACCGCCTTTGTTGAAGCTCAACAAGATGAAAGCTTTATTGCTGAATTTACCGATTTATTGAAAAACTATGCCGGACGCCCAACAGCGCTAACCCTCACCCGAAATTTAAGTCCAAATCCTCTGGTAAAAATTTACCTAAAACGTGAAGACTTACTCCACGGCGGTGCTCATAAAACCAACCAAGTATTAGGTCAAGCTCTGTTAGCTAAGCGAATGGGTAAAAAAGAAATTATTGCCGAAACAGGTGCTGGCCAACATGGTGTGGCCACAGCCCTAGCCTGTGCACTTTTGGGGCTAAAATGTAAAGTTTACATGGGCGCAAAAGACATTGAACGTCAATCTCCAAATGTGTTCCGCATGAAATTAATGGGCGCTGAAGTGATTCCAGTAACATCGGGTTCTTCAACCTTAAAAGATGCCTGTAACGAAGCCATGCGCGACTGGTCAGGCAGCTATGATAAAGCCCATTACTTATTGGGCACAGCAGCCGGCCCGCATCCATTTCCAACTATTGTCCGTGAATTCCAACGGATGATAGGTGAAGAAACTAAAAAGCAAATTCTTGAAAGAGAAGGACGTTTACCAGATGCCGTTATCGCTTGTGTAGGCGGTGGCTCAAACGCTATTGGCATGTTTGCTGATTTTATTGATGAACCATCAGTAGAACTCATTGGTGTAGAACCTGCCGGTAAAGGCATTGATACCCCGATGCACGGTGCACCACTTAAACATGGTAAAACCGGGATTTTCTTTGGAATGAAATCGCCATTAATGCAAGATAGTGACGGTCAGATTGAAGAATCATATTCGGTTTCTGCCGGACTTGATTTCCCATCGGTAGGACCACAACATGCGTATTTAAATTCTATTGGTCGTGCACGTTATGAGTCAGCTACTGATGATGAAGCGCTTGAGATGTTTCAAACACTTGCTCGCTGCGAAGGCATTATTCCCGCATTAGAGTCTGCCCATGCCCTCGCCTATGCCGTACGCATGGCAAAAGAAGCCACTAAAGAAACCATTTTAGTGGTTAATTTATCTGGCCGTGGTGACAAAGATATTTTTACTGTGGCTGATATTTTAGAAGCCAAACAAAAAACACAGGAGAGCGGCAATGAGTAA
- the trpA gene encoding tryptophan synthase subunit alpha: MSNRYQTAFAALKAQDKGAFVPFVTIGDPSPELSLKIIQTLVDNGADALELGFPFSDPLADGPVIQGANLRSLAAGTTPSDCFDIITKIRVQHPDLPIGLLLYANLVFANGIDVFYAKAQAAGVDSVLIADVPVEESAPFSKAAKAHGIAPIFIAPPNADSDTLKMVSEQGEGYTYLLSRAGVTGTESKAGQPIENILAQLAEFNAPPPLLGFGIAEPEQVRAAIKAGAAGAISGSAVVKIIAAHQHDEVTLLAKLAEFTATMKAAT; encoded by the coding sequence ATGAGTAACCGTTATCAAACAGCATTTGCTGCACTGAAAGCACAAGATAAAGGTGCGTTTGTTCCTTTTGTGACCATTGGCGATCCGAGCCCTGAATTATCGTTAAAAATTATTCAAACCTTAGTGGATAATGGCGCTGATGCCCTTGAATTAGGATTTCCATTTTCAGATCCATTAGCCGATGGCCCCGTAATACAAGGTGCAAATTTGCGATCTTTAGCCGCAGGTACCACCCCAAGTGATTGCTTTGATATCATCACTAAAATTCGTGTCCAACACCCTGATCTGCCGATTGGGTTATTACTGTATGCCAACCTAGTTTTTGCTAATGGTATTGATGTGTTTTATGCCAAAGCACAGGCAGCAGGTGTTGATTCAGTATTGATTGCCGACGTACCAGTTGAAGAGTCAGCACCTTTTAGTAAAGCTGCTAAAGCTCACGGTATTGCACCTATCTTTATTGCACCGCCTAATGCAGATTCTGACACCTTAAAAATGGTCAGTGAACAAGGTGAAGGTTACACCTATCTGTTATCACGTGCGGGCGTCACGGGTACTGAATCAAAAGCAGGTCAACCTATTGAAAACATTCTGGCACAGCTGGCTGAATTTAATGCACCGCCGCCGCTATTAGGTTTTGGTATTGCAGAACCAGAACAAGTACGTGCGGCCATCAAAGCAGGCGCTGCAGGTGCTATTTCAGGCTCAGCTGTAGTTAAGATTATTGCTGCACACCAACATGATGAAGTCACCTTATTGGCCAAACTTGCTGAATTTACCGCGACAATGAAAGCCGCAACCTAG
- a CDS encoding septation protein A: MKQLLDFLPLVIFFAVYKLYDIYTATAVLIAASAIQLVITYLLYKHIEKMHLATFALVTVFGSLTLFFHDDAFIKWKVSIVYALFAIGLIVSQMMGKPALKSMLGKEMKVDDKIWAQLTWYWVGFFVLCGFANIYIAFNLPLETWVNFKVFGLTALTLINTVITVVYLYKNMEEDNSQPTDGQ, translated from the coding sequence ATGAAACAACTGTTAGATTTTTTACCTTTAGTCATTTTTTTCGCTGTATATAAACTCTATGACATTTATACTGCAACAGCAGTATTGATTGCTGCTTCAGCAATTCAACTCGTCATCACTTATCTGCTTTATAAACACATTGAAAAAATGCATTTGGCCACATTCGCCTTGGTGACTGTCTTTGGGTCTCTTACACTGTTTTTCCATGATGATGCCTTTATCAAATGGAAAGTCAGCATCGTTTACGCCTTGTTTGCTATTGGGTTAATTGTCTCTCAAATGATGGGCAAACCTGCGCTTAAGAGCATGTTAGGTAAAGAAATGAAAGTTGACGATAAAATATGGGCTCAACTTACATGGTATTGGGTTGGATTTTTTGTTTTATGTGGATTCGCCAACATTTATATTGCGTTCAATTTACCTTTAGAAACTTGGGTTAACTTTAAAGTCTTTGGCTTAACAGCCCTCACCTTAATTAACACTGTTATTACGGTAGTCTATCTGTATAAAAATATGGAAGAAGACAACTCACAACCAACTGATGGTCAATAA
- a CDS encoding YciI family protein yields the protein MWYMISSQDVENSLEKRLSVRTEHLARLQTLADEGRLLTAGPHPAIDNENSGEAGFTGSLVVAEFSSLEDAQAWADVDPYIAAGVYKSVIVKPFKRVLP from the coding sequence ATGTGGTATATGATTTCATCTCAAGATGTCGAAAACAGTTTAGAAAAACGTTTATCTGTTCGTACTGAACATTTAGCCCGTTTACAAACTTTAGCCGATGAAGGCCGTTTATTAACTGCCGGACCACATCCTGCAATTGATAATGAAAACTCTGGAGAAGCGGGTTTTACTGGTTCTTTAGTTGTTGCCGAGTTCTCTTCACTAGAAGATGCCCAAGCTTGGGCCGATGTAGACCCTTATATCGCCGCTGGCGTATACAAAAGTGTCATCGTTAAACCATTTAAGCGAGTACTTCCATAA
- the xthA gene encoding exodeoxyribonuclease III translates to MKIVSFNINGIRARLHQLQALIDSHSPDIIGLQETKVHDDAFPVADVEAMGYKVHYHGGKAHYGVAMLSKIEPICVIKGFETDDEDAQRRLIIGQFKQDNGRILTVFNGYFPQGESIHHETKYPAKRKFYQDLMLYLEKHHNPSEDIAIIGDINISPTDLDIGIGDINAKRWLKSGKCSFQPEEREWLARLEQWGFIDSFRQLHPTRTERYSWFDYRSKGFVDNRGLRIDVILVTESMVPRLIESDVDYDLRGIDKPSDHAPIWSTFSEKLI, encoded by the coding sequence ATGAAAATAGTGTCTTTTAACATTAATGGGATACGTGCTCGTTTACATCAATTACAAGCACTGATCGACAGCCATTCACCGGATATTATTGGTTTGCAAGAAACCAAAGTACATGATGACGCGTTCCCTGTCGCTGACGTAGAAGCTATGGGTTATAAAGTTCATTATCATGGTGGCAAAGCACATTATGGTGTGGCGATGCTGTCAAAAATAGAACCTATTTGTGTTATTAAAGGTTTTGAAACCGATGATGAAGACGCCCAACGTCGCCTGATCATTGGCCAGTTCAAGCAAGACAATGGCCGTATATTAACGGTATTCAATGGCTACTTCCCTCAAGGTGAAAGTATTCATCACGAAACAAAATATCCGGCTAAGCGTAAGTTTTATCAAGACTTAATGCTGTATTTAGAAAAGCATCATAATCCTAGTGAAGACATTGCGATTATTGGTGATATTAATATATCGCCAACCGATTTAGACATTGGTATTGGTGATATTAACGCCAAGCGTTGGTTAAAATCGGGTAAATGTAGCTTCCAACCTGAAGAACGTGAATGGTTAGCGCGCCTAGAACAATGGGGATTTATCGATAGTTTTCGTCAATTACACCCAACTCGTACAGAACGTTATTCATGGTTTGATTATCGCAGCAAAGGCTTTGTTGATAACCGTGGCCTACGAATAGACGTTATTTTGGTGACTGAATCTATGGTCCCACGCTTAATTGAATCTGACGTGGATTACGATTTACGCGGTATTGATAAACCATCAGATCACGCGCCAATTTGGAGCACCTTTAGCGAAAAGCTAATATAA
- a CDS encoding EAL domain-containing protein: MAFFNRLQTRIFAFFVLLIIAVLSLSFWLSYQANQRLEQQYVASQLDVASLVFESQYDNRSYYLAAFAATAAKDFGLKDIFIDGDNRSFLVALNNHRSRINASLAMAVSAEGKIIGQLVASQTDKGREVVALGSEQNSTFRYLLGSEFETLSPFYLLDNKLYQIKFSPLTSGGNSVIGWVGFGFLVDDALANSLYKLTGLNSGFILTSADKMTTIGHSGESLSNDESMLLSSYITDQKSNLDYILWKQSLGDVDGQALHAYMYKSRSDLLASIDSQWLQQVAVLVLMLPVSLLLAFLISGSITRPIKQLIAQARFIAKGNYDSNVTVDSSVELQQLANEFTSMQQAILAREKAIEHQAFHDPLTNLGNRNELQRNIEPWLVSGSKMGLCLINIRRMTEINVTLGHEVGDEVIKEVAKRLCEINSDAFAYRLSGDEFVLAFKHCEHQSFDVLLSKLQQQIGQDYHYKDVMLHLQFTAGVSFYQPNIDIVTLLRQADTALQHAKVNKRDYQIYDANIDKNSIERFQLINELKVAIEQNQLVLYYQPKLNLAKQKITHVEALVRWDHPARGIIPPDTFIPIAEKTMQMDALTRWVITEAMAQYHRWQLLGIDMCIAVNISAENLKDEQFCHWVINALAEHHVPVAAMTLEITEDAVVSDPELAIKQLTLLRNNGLTLSIDDYGTGYSSLAQLKQLPVDELKIDKSFVQKLLENQADQIIVQSTLQLAHNLGLKVVAEGIEDKVTLEWLTDLNCEMGQGFYLSRPLPERQFNDWLTQSDYQ; encoded by the coding sequence TTGGCATTTTTTAATCGCCTACAAACTCGGATTTTTGCTTTTTTTGTCCTGTTAATTATTGCTGTATTAAGCTTGTCTTTTTGGTTGTCTTATCAAGCAAATCAAAGATTAGAGCAACAATATGTGGCGAGCCAACTTGACGTCGCCAGTCTTGTTTTTGAATCGCAATATGATAATCGAAGCTATTATTTGGCGGCATTCGCAGCGACGGCAGCAAAAGACTTCGGCTTAAAAGATATTTTTATTGATGGTGATAACCGTAGTTTTTTAGTTGCACTCAATAATCATCGTAGTCGAATCAATGCTTCGCTTGCAATGGCAGTATCTGCGGAAGGTAAGATTATTGGTCAGCTGGTCGCATCACAAACAGACAAGGGCCGTGAAGTGGTTGCTTTGGGCTCTGAGCAAAATAGTACGTTTCGCTATCTGTTAGGTTCTGAGTTTGAAACATTAAGTCCATTTTATTTATTAGATAATAAGTTATATCAAATTAAGTTTTCTCCACTCACCAGTGGTGGCAATAGTGTTATCGGTTGGGTTGGATTTGGTTTTCTCGTCGACGATGCATTGGCCAATTCGTTGTATAAACTCACTGGGTTAAATAGTGGTTTTATCCTAACCTCGGCGGATAAGATGACGACAATTGGCCACTCTGGTGAGTCGTTGTCAAACGATGAAAGCATGTTGTTATCCAGCTATATCACTGATCAAAAAAGCAATCTCGATTATATCTTGTGGAAACAGTCTTTGGGTGATGTTGATGGACAAGCTCTGCATGCTTACATGTATAAATCGCGTTCAGACTTACTGGCTTCCATAGACTCGCAGTGGTTACAACAAGTGGCAGTGCTGGTATTAATGTTACCCGTTTCTTTGTTATTGGCATTTTTGATTTCGGGCAGTATTACTCGACCGATTAAACAATTAATTGCCCAAGCCCGCTTTATTGCCAAAGGTAATTACGACTCGAATGTTACTGTCGACTCAAGTGTTGAGTTACAACAATTAGCTAACGAGTTTACCTCAATGCAGCAAGCTATTTTAGCGCGTGAAAAAGCCATTGAGCATCAAGCGTTTCATGACCCGTTAACCAATTTAGGTAACCGCAACGAATTACAGCGCAACATTGAACCTTGGTTGGTGTCAGGTTCAAAAATGGGACTGTGTTTAATTAATATTCGCCGTATGACCGAAATTAATGTCACTTTAGGTCATGAAGTGGGTGATGAAGTGATTAAAGAGGTGGCTAAGCGTCTATGTGAGATTAATTCTGATGCCTTTGCTTACCGATTGTCAGGTGATGAATTTGTTCTGGCATTTAAGCATTGTGAGCATCAATCGTTCGATGTTTTGTTATCCAAGTTACAGCAACAGATTGGTCAAGATTATCATTACAAAGATGTGATGTTACATTTGCAGTTTACTGCTGGCGTGAGCTTTTATCAGCCTAATATCGATATTGTAACCTTACTAAGACAAGCCGATACCGCCTTGCAGCACGCTAAAGTAAATAAGCGTGATTACCAGATCTATGATGCTAATATTGATAAAAATAGCATTGAACGTTTTCAATTAATTAATGAACTCAAAGTGGCTATTGAGCAAAATCAGTTAGTATTGTATTACCAACCAAAATTAAACTTAGCCAAACAAAAAATCACCCATGTTGAAGCATTAGTTCGTTGGGACCATCCTGCTAGAGGCATTATTCCACCCGATACGTTTATTCCTATTGCTGAAAAAACCATGCAAATGGATGCGTTGACACGTTGGGTTATTACCGAAGCAATGGCTCAATATCATCGCTGGCAATTATTGGGCATTGATATGTGTATTGCCGTTAATATTTCGGCTGAAAATTTAAAAGATGAGCAATTTTGCCATTGGGTCATTAATGCACTCGCGGAGCATCATGTTCCTGTAGCTGCAATGACGTTAGAGATCACCGAGGATGCGGTCGTATCAGATCCTGAACTGGCGATAAAGCAGCTCACATTATTACGAAATAATGGACTGACACTATCGATAGATGATTATGGTACGGGTTATTCTTCACTGGCACAGTTGAAGCAATTACCGGTTGATGAGCTAAAAATTGATAAGTCATTTGTGCAAAAGTTACTAGAAAATCAAGCTGACCAAATTATTGTGCAATCAACACTACAACTTGCTCATAACTTGGGGCTTAAAGTGGTTGCCGAAGGCATCGAAGACAAGGTTACGTTAGAGTGGTTAACCGATCTAAACTGCGAAATGGGCCAAGGATTTTACTTGTCTCGCCCGCTCCCAGAACGACAGTTTAATGATTGGTTAACACAATCAGATTATCAATAG
- a CDS encoding methyl-accepting chemotaxis protein, producing the protein MKQIQFRKIDAILIKLSLNGKFWVVCSLVALITSVIALLNYQQTQELIEQTSLQRAQASVDSFASVANNQDLHNDALKQFAQDNQLQLTSRDNTVRSGDVVTTSASVGDKYLTKSQNVQQWEQEPLSQTNLMLILALVGLLPLFQLSYWISTSLGGGLWDIYQAIKRLADGDLTVRLNFFGSDDFSLIANEIDRSADNMSEMVGAIRSNAETLAVAANEFNHQASTNDELIDQQHHFLDSVAHAMDQMTTAIADVSHHASDASLNTKQNATHIGESQSKINDAVKRISYLSERIAEAFSSVEQLSRDATQINDAVTTIDSISEQTNLLALNAAIEAARAGEQGRGFAVVADEVRTLAGRTQKATVEIQKMIEGLQQGSKKLTTITTVIVTEADQGSASIKAVGDDITHMADSINAVFDMSSQIAASAEQQSVSAGDIAMQLNQIRQQSDTIRSTSKQAGILAQDLNKSSKGLGVILSQYKI; encoded by the coding sequence ATGAAGCAAATCCAGTTTAGAAAAATTGATGCTATTTTGATTAAATTAAGCCTCAATGGAAAATTTTGGGTGGTGTGTTCACTTGTTGCATTGATCACCAGTGTTATTGCATTATTGAATTACCAACAAACTCAAGAATTAATTGAGCAAACATCGTTACAACGTGCTCAAGCAAGTGTTGACAGTTTCGCCTCGGTTGCCAATAACCAAGATTTACATAATGATGCCCTTAAACAATTTGCACAAGATAACCAATTGCAGTTAACGAGTCGTGATAACACGGTTAGAAGTGGTGATGTGGTAACGACGTCTGCAAGCGTTGGCGATAAGTATTTAACTAAAAGTCAAAATGTTCAGCAATGGGAACAAGAGCCGCTAAGCCAAACGAATTTAATGTTGATTTTGGCTTTGGTTGGTTTATTGCCGTTATTTCAACTGAGCTATTGGATTTCCACCTCATTAGGGGGAGGCTTATGGGATATTTACCAAGCAATTAAACGTTTAGCTGATGGTGACTTAACCGTTAGGTTAAACTTTTTTGGTTCTGATGATTTCAGTTTAATTGCTAATGAAATTGATCGCAGCGCAGATAACATGAGTGAAATGGTTGGTGCTATCCGCAGTAATGCTGAAACCTTGGCTGTTGCCGCTAACGAGTTTAATCATCAAGCCAGTACCAATGACGAACTAATTGACCAACAACACCATTTCTTAGATTCAGTGGCTCACGCCATGGATCAAATGACGACGGCCATTGCCGATGTGTCACATCATGCAAGTGATGCCTCATTAAATACTAAGCAAAATGCTACACACATAGGTGAAAGCCAAAGTAAGATTAATGATGCGGTTAAACGTATTAGTTATTTATCTGAACGTATAGCTGAAGCATTTTCATCTGTAGAGCAACTCTCCCGCGATGCTACCCAAATTAATGATGCCGTTACCACCATTGATAGTATTTCTGAGCAAACAAATTTATTAGCATTAAATGCTGCTATTGAAGCTGCTCGTGCTGGGGAGCAAGGTCGTGGTTTTGCGGTCGTGGCGGATGAAGTACGTACTCTTGCTGGGCGGACACAAAAAGCAACCGTAGAAATTCAAAAAATGATTGAAGGTTTACAACAAGGTTCCAAAAAGCTCACCACTATTACTACTGTTATTGTGACAGAAGCCGATCAAGGTAGTGCGAGTATTAAAGCTGTCGGTGATGATATTACTCATATGGCTGATTCTATTAATGCGGTGTTTGATATGAGTAGCCAAATAGCTGCTTCGGCAGAACAACAGAGTGTGTCTGCCGGTGATATTGCCATGCAACTTAATCAAATTCGTCAGCAATCGGATACTATTCGTAGTACTTCCAAGCAAGCTGGTATATTAGCTCAAGATTTGAATAAATCTTCTAAAGGTTTAGGGGTAATTTTAAGTCAATATAAAATTTAG
- a CDS encoding xanthine dehydrogenase family protein molybdopterin-binding subunit has product MTTFTAVENISRRHVLKLFGAVGGGLALGTSSLAWSPMALAQDKQALMNLFVAIGEDNKVYLTCHRSEMGQGIRTGIPQILADELEADWDKVVVVQGLADKRYGSQNTDGSRSIRKHYHRMRQMGATARTMLEQAAAQQWKVPAAEVYAKAHKVHHKGSNRSLAYGDLALVASTLPMPELDSVVLKNASDFTHIGKSHTIVDMDAMLTGKAIYGYDIKLDGMLYASITRPPVLGSDVVSVDDTKARSIAGVVDIITLPAPQGAPLFQPLGGVAVIATNSWSAIEARKALTITWSKSINDGHDSELYLQGLVERVNQPGKVIRKLGDSITEWPAEQTVNAVYTVPYLTHAMMEPPVATANVTADGCELWASSQTPQSTQQNVAGALGLKEEQVTVNVTLLGGGFGRKSKPDFSVEAAILSQKLNKPIKVCWSREDEIQNSYYHAISAQMYQAKLDNNNMPIALLARTGFPSISSTFAEGVEYPSAGELDLGFSDVPLALGHVQLEAVKAEAHTRIGWMRSVCNIQHAFGMGSFVDELAVKGNKPCIQMWRDLLGKPRIETFENQAFKYGNYGEASGDHPVDVGRYLKVLDTLETALANAPKAAKNQGWGMAIHRSFVSYVAVATLVEVVDKQLKVIKSIAVMDAGTVINPDRVKSQLEGAIIFGLSLAMMGEISFKEGKVEQSNFHDYPLLRMPQSPDIETYVIESTAKPAGVGEPGVPPVAPSLTNAIFAATGARYRDLPLNKYLSV; this is encoded by the coding sequence ATGACTACATTTACTGCAGTTGAAAATATCAGTCGCCGTCATGTACTTAAACTATTTGGCGCTGTTGGCGGCGGATTGGCCCTCGGCACATCCAGTTTAGCATGGAGCCCAATGGCGCTGGCACAAGACAAACAAGCTTTAATGAATCTATTTGTTGCTATTGGTGAAGACAACAAAGTCTATTTAACCTGTCATCGCTCTGAAATGGGTCAAGGTATTCGAACCGGTATCCCGCAAATTTTAGCTGATGAATTAGAAGCTGATTGGGATAAGGTTGTGGTGGTGCAAGGCCTAGCAGATAAACGTTATGGCAGCCAAAATACTGATGGTAGCCGCAGTATCCGTAAGCATTACCATCGCATGCGTCAAATGGGTGCCACCGCTCGTACTATGTTAGAACAAGCGGCGGCACAACAATGGAAAGTGCCTGCTGCGGAGGTATATGCCAAAGCTCATAAAGTGCATCACAAAGGCAGTAACAGAAGCCTTGCTTATGGCGATTTAGCACTGGTAGCGTCGACATTGCCAATGCCAGAATTAGACTCAGTGGTGTTAAAAAATGCTAGTGATTTTACTCATATTGGCAAGTCACACACTATTGTCGATATGGATGCGATGCTAACGGGTAAAGCGATATATGGATATGACATTAAGCTAGATGGCATGTTGTACGCTAGTATTACTCGCCCACCAGTATTAGGCAGTGATGTGGTAAGTGTTGATGACACCAAAGCCCGCAGTATTGCCGGCGTGGTTGATATCATTACCTTGCCAGCACCACAAGGTGCACCGTTGTTTCAACCTTTGGGCGGCGTAGCTGTAATCGCTACCAACAGTTGGAGTGCGATTGAAGCGCGCAAAGCATTAACGATTACCTGGTCTAAGTCGATTAATGATGGTCATGATTCAGAATTATATTTACAAGGCTTGGTTGAGCGAGTTAACCAGCCTGGGAAAGTAATACGCAAACTCGGTGATTCGATCACTGAGTGGCCTGCAGAGCAAACCGTTAATGCAGTGTACACAGTCCCTTACTTAACCCACGCCATGATGGAGCCACCCGTTGCAACTGCAAATGTGACGGCCGATGGCTGCGAATTATGGGCATCGAGCCAAACGCCGCAAAGTACTCAACAGAATGTAGCTGGAGCATTAGGGCTTAAAGAAGAGCAGGTTACGGTTAATGTGACCTTATTGGGCGGCGGTTTTGGACGTAAATCCAAACCTGATTTTAGCGTAGAAGCAGCTATTTTATCGCAAAAGTTAAACAAGCCTATTAAGGTGTGTTGGAGCCGCGAAGATGAAATTCAAAATAGCTATTACCATGCGATTAGTGCGCAAATGTATCAGGCAAAACTTGATAACAACAATATGCCAATCGCATTGTTAGCGCGGACTGGTTTTCCATCTATTAGTTCAACATTTGCTGAGGGCGTAGAATATCCGTCGGCTGGTGAGTTAGATTTAGGTTTTAGTGATGTACCATTAGCGCTGGGACATGTTCAGTTGGAAGCGGTAAAGGCGGAGGCACATACCCGTATCGGTTGGATGCGCTCTGTGTGTAACATTCAACACGCTTTTGGTATGGGAAGTTTTGTTGATGAGTTAGCCGTTAAAGGTAATAAGCCTTGTATACAAATGTGGCGTGATCTTTTGGGTAAACCACGGATAGAAACATTTGAAAACCAAGCTTTTAAATACGGTAACTATGGTGAGGCGTCAGGGGATCATCCCGTGGATGTGGGTCGATACCTTAAGGTATTAGATACACTTGAAACTGCGTTAGCTAATGCGCCTAAAGCGGCTAAAAACCAAGGCTGGGGTATGGCTATTCATCGCAGCTTTGTGAGTTATGTTGCTGTTGCTACCTTGGTTGAAGTTGTCGATAAGCAGCTTAAGGTGATTAAATCAATAGCAGTGATGGACGCTGGTACTGTGATTAATCCTGATCGGGTTAAATCTCAATTAGAGGGCGCGATTATTTTTGGTTTAAGCCTCGCTATGATGGGCGAAATTAGCTTTAAAGAGGGTAAGGTTGAACAATCAAACTTTCATGATTATCCGTTATTACGTATGCCACAAAGTCCAGATATTGAAACGTATGTTATCGAGTCTACCGCAAAACCAGCGGGTGTCGGTGAACCCGGTGTGCCACCTGTTGCGCCAAGTTTAACGAATGCAATTTTTGCAGCGACCGGTGCAAGATATCGCGATTTACCGCTCAATAAATATTTATCCGTTTAG
- a CDS encoding (2Fe-2S)-binding protein gives MTTSTQKLMVNGKDFTLDADPNMPVLWALRDILGLTGTKFGCGAGLCGACTIHVDGSPMRGCLTSLKQVQGKQVTTIEGLETEQLKQAWLEHNVPQCGYCQAGQLMSAAALLKTTAKPSEAQIDDAMSGNICRCGTYPRIKAAIKSASEA, from the coding sequence ATGACAACCTCAACACAAAAATTAATGGTCAATGGTAAGGATTTTACCCTTGATGCCGATCCTAATATGCCTGTGCTATGGGCTTTGCGTGACATACTTGGTTTAACGGGCACTAAATTTGGATGTGGTGCAGGTTTATGTGGCGCGTGTACGATTCATGTTGATGGCAGTCCGATGCGCGGTTGTTTAACCAGCTTAAAGCAAGTGCAAGGCAAGCAAGTTACCACCATTGAAGGCCTTGAGACCGAACAGTTAAAGCAAGCTTGGCTGGAACACAATGTGCCTCAATGCGGTTATTGTCAGGCGGGGCAATTGATGTCTGCGGCTGCATTATTAAAAACCACAGCTAAACCTTCTGAGGCACAAATTGACGATGCAATGTCGGGCAATATTTGCCGCTGTGGTACTTACCCACGTATTAAAGCGGCGATAAAATCGGCTTCGGAGGCATAA
- a CDS encoding nucleotidyltransferase family protein: MKPNIVTVILAAGASSRFNGSKITAKVQGDQSLLAHSITTLNQVTTAAGIQTPAVVLGAHLNDEIMAITSTSHRIINHDWQQGLSSSVKQAAQYAIDHHAEALLLVLADQVAITAQDYTRLVDAYYQNGLSSCAFYRENVGVPAIFLAEDFAALMSIEGDKGAKSILKHHEKNNSLNILTMEQAQFDIDTPADLTRWLDQVS; encoded by the coding sequence ATGAAGCCTAATATCGTTACCGTGATTTTAGCTGCGGGGGCTAGCAGCCGATTTAATGGCAGTAAAATAACGGCCAAAGTGCAGGGCGATCAAAGCTTGCTGGCCCATAGCATTACAACCCTAAATCAAGTGACAACCGCTGCAGGTATTCAAACACCTGCGGTGGTGTTGGGTGCACACCTTAATGACGAGATTATGGCAATAACTTCGACATCACATCGAATTATCAATCATGATTGGCAACAAGGATTATCCAGCTCTGTTAAACAGGCTGCTCAATATGCTATTGATCATCATGCAGAGGCTTTATTGCTGGTGTTGGCCGACCAAGTGGCGATAACCGCTCAAGATTATACTCGGCTTGTTGATGCTTATTACCAAAATGGTCTAAGTAGTTGTGCTTTTTATCGGGAAAATGTTGGTGTACCCGCTATATTTTTAGCAGAGGATTTTGCCGCGTTAATGTCTATTGAAGGTGATAAAGGCGCTAAAAGTATATTAAAACACCATGAAAAAAATAACAGTTTGAACATATTGACTATGGAACAAGCCCAATTTGATATTGATACCCCAGCTGATTTAACGCGTTGGTTAGATCAAGTGAGTTAA